A region from the Tahibacter amnicola genome encodes:
- the pyk gene encoding pyruvate kinase: MQTRRTKIIATLGPATDAPGMLKRIIEEGVDIVRLNLSHGVAADHARRAVEVRQVAEALGREVGVLADLQGPKIRIEKFAKGKVNLEPGQPFVLDCRADAAPGDDARVGVSYLGLPADVQTGDTLLLDDGLISLAVLDVVGTEVRCQVLNGGVLSDRKGLNRLGGGLSVAALSDKDRADIKLAAEIGADFLAVSFAKSAEDMNEARRLLRAAAGQGALVAKIERAEAIDVLGEIIDASDAVMVARGDLGVEIGDAELPGLQKKIIREALIRNCIVITATQMLQSMVEAPIPTRAEVLDVANAVIDGTDAVMLSQESASGRHPDKAVAAMRRVCLGAERQFEPMEGFQPGQHRLDRTDQAIAMSAMFLATQVNPRAIVALTESGATAQWLSRYRSAVPIYALSRSAAARRRMQLYRDVYPVEFDARGVDPAHATRAAIQHLFNLGRLSENDRVIITTGDHTGRLGGTNTLKLLRVGSGGLAEGLGEL, from the coding sequence ATGCAGACTCGCCGCACCAAGATCATCGCCACACTGGGCCCCGCCACGGATGCGCCCGGCATGCTCAAGCGCATCATCGAAGAAGGCGTGGACATCGTCCGCCTGAACCTCTCCCACGGCGTCGCTGCCGACCATGCCCGGCGCGCTGTGGAAGTGCGACAGGTGGCCGAGGCGCTGGGTCGCGAAGTCGGGGTGCTGGCCGACCTGCAGGGGCCGAAGATCCGCATCGAGAAGTTCGCCAAGGGCAAGGTCAATCTCGAGCCTGGCCAGCCGTTTGTCCTGGACTGCCGCGCGGACGCCGCGCCCGGTGACGACGCGCGCGTCGGCGTGAGCTACCTGGGTCTGCCCGCAGACGTGCAGACGGGCGATACGCTGCTGCTGGACGACGGCCTGATCTCGCTTGCCGTTCTCGACGTGGTCGGCACGGAGGTGCGCTGCCAGGTGCTCAACGGCGGCGTGCTGTCGGACCGGAAAGGGCTCAACCGCCTGGGTGGCGGATTGTCCGTCGCGGCGTTGAGCGATAAAGACCGCGCGGACATCAAGCTGGCCGCCGAAATCGGCGCAGACTTCCTCGCTGTTTCGTTCGCCAAGTCTGCCGAGGACATGAACGAGGCGCGTCGCCTCCTGCGCGCCGCGGCCGGGCAGGGGGCGCTGGTCGCCAAGATCGAGCGCGCCGAAGCGATTGACGTGCTGGGTGAGATCATCGACGCATCCGATGCGGTGATGGTGGCGCGCGGCGACCTGGGCGTGGAAATCGGCGACGCCGAATTGCCGGGCCTGCAGAAGAAGATCATTCGCGAGGCGCTGATCCGCAACTGTATCGTGATCACCGCCACGCAAATGCTGCAGTCGATGGTCGAGGCGCCGATTCCCACACGCGCGGAAGTGCTCGATGTGGCCAATGCCGTCATCGATGGGACGGATGCAGTCATGTTGAGCCAGGAAAGTGCGTCGGGCCGCCACCCCGACAAGGCGGTCGCCGCCATGCGCCGGGTGTGCCTGGGTGCCGAGCGCCAGTTCGAGCCGATGGAAGGATTCCAGCCCGGCCAGCACCGACTGGACCGCACGGACCAGGCCATCGCGATGTCGGCCATGTTCCTGGCGACCCAGGTCAATCCGCGCGCGATCGTGGCATTGACGGAATCCGGTGCCACGGCGCAGTGGCTCAGCCGCTACCGCTCCGCGGTGCCGATCTATGCGCTGTCGCGAAGTGCGGCGGCGCGTCGTCGCATGCAGCTCTATCGCGATGTCTATCCCGTGGAATTTGATGCCCGGGGCGTCGACCCGGCGCATGCCACGCGGGCAGCCATCCAGCACCTGTTCAATCTCGGCCGCCTCTCGGAAAACGACCGCGTGATCATTACCACAGGTGATCACACCGGCCGGCTGGGGGGCACCAATACCCTCAAATTGCTGCGCGTCGGGTCGGGCGGACTGGCCGAAGGGCTCGGGGAGCTGTAG
- a CDS encoding efflux RND transporter periplasmic adaptor subunit, whose protein sequence is MTRSIGSRFLLVLTLGSAVLAGCGRSGGAAAPPPSPPVSVTARVVEPAPWTDEIQALGTARANESITLTAKIAETVRKVNFTDGQKVAAGDVLVELTSHQQAAQLKDAQATAKDAQRQYQRQQDLVTQGTVSKALFDTAQAARDSNQAKVEAIRAQLADRVITAPFGGVLGLRQVSPGTLVTPGTPITTLDDIDRIKLDFSVPETFIAALSANQDVTATSVAWPGREFHGRVLSVDSRVDPVTRSIIVRAEIDNTDHALRPGMLLSVRLLRPERQALALPEIALVQVGTDAYVYRIRGDSTVEQVKIGLGVRRRGEVEVISGLQPGDRVVVEGTVKLRGGAKVAIVEPPATPATAAN, encoded by the coding sequence ATGACACGCAGTATCGGTTCGCGGTTCCTTCTCGTCCTGACACTCGGCAGCGCAGTGCTGGCCGGTTGCGGACGCAGCGGCGGCGCCGCCGCGCCACCGCCGAGCCCGCCGGTCAGCGTGACAGCCCGCGTCGTCGAGCCCGCACCGTGGACGGACGAGATCCAGGCCCTGGGCACCGCCCGTGCGAACGAGTCGATCACGCTGACGGCCAAGATTGCCGAGACCGTCCGCAAGGTGAACTTCACCGACGGCCAGAAAGTGGCAGCGGGCGACGTCCTGGTCGAGCTCACCTCGCACCAGCAGGCGGCCCAGCTCAAGGATGCCCAGGCCACGGCCAAGGACGCCCAGCGCCAGTACCAGCGGCAGCAGGACCTGGTCACCCAGGGCACCGTTTCCAAGGCACTGTTCGATACGGCGCAGGCCGCGCGCGACTCGAACCAGGCCAAGGTCGAGGCGATCCGCGCGCAGCTGGCTGATCGCGTCATCACCGCGCCCTTCGGCGGCGTGCTCGGGCTGCGCCAGGTCAGTCCCGGCACCCTGGTCACGCCAGGTACGCCGATCACCACGCTTGACGACATCGATCGCATCAAGCTCGACTTCTCCGTGCCGGAAACCTTCATCGCCGCGCTGTCGGCCAACCAGGATGTCACCGCCACGAGCGTGGCCTGGCCGGGGCGCGAGTTTCACGGCCGCGTGCTGTCGGTCGATTCGCGCGTGGATCCGGTGACGCGGTCGATCATCGTCCGTGCCGAGATCGACAACACCGATCATGCGTTGCGTCCGGGCATGTTGCTGTCGGTGCGCCTGCTGCGGCCCGAGCGCCAGGCGCTGGCCCTTCCGGAGATCGCGCTGGTGCAGGTGGGCACCGATGCCTACGTGTATCGCATCCGCGGCGACAGCACGGTCGAGCAGGTGAAAATCGGCCTCGGTGTGCGCCGGCGCGGGGAGGTGGAAGTGATTTCCGGTCTCCAGCCTGGTGACCGGGTAGTGGTCGAGGGCACGGTGAAACTGCGTGGCGGCGCCAAGGTCGCCATCGTCGAGCCGCCGGCTACGCCGGCGACCGCGGCCAACTGA
- a CDS encoding energy transducer TonB has protein sequence MNENVRRFIPIVVMMLILLCGFLLIRESVAQTSPRPVAPKDLAKYWLVSSTSLEALVPNSGRNMDKPSCASVAYVIEANGTTSNIRLEKLYPASDLGSVATSVVQNLRYVPGPNNQGVVPVATRVVLPFNLPPVQGTPERQAQITAYRERVLAQCEPTVPPVKNETPATGQGAAPHQ, from the coding sequence ATGAATGAGAATGTTCGCCGCTTCATCCCCATCGTGGTGATGATGCTGATCCTGCTCTGCGGATTCCTCCTGATCCGTGAAAGCGTCGCCCAGACCTCGCCGCGTCCGGTCGCGCCGAAAGACCTTGCCAAGTACTGGCTCGTGTCGAGCACGTCGCTGGAGGCGCTGGTGCCCAATTCCGGCCGCAACATGGACAAGCCCAGCTGTGCGTCGGTGGCCTACGTGATTGAAGCCAACGGCACCACCAGCAATATCCGCCTTGAAAAGCTGTATCCGGCCAGTGACCTGGGGAGCGTCGCCACCAGCGTCGTTCAGAACCTGCGCTACGTGCCAGGGCCGAACAACCAGGGCGTGGTTCCCGTGGCCACACGCGTGGTATTGCCGTTCAATCTTCCACCCGTCCAGGGAACGCCCGAGCGGCAGGCGCAGATCACGGCGTATCGGGAAAGGGTACTGGCGCAGTGCGAGCCGACGGTGCCGCCCGTGAAGAATGAGACGCCCGCCACCGGCCAGGGCGCCGCGCCGCACCAGTGA
- a CDS encoding O-acetyl-ADP-ribose deacetylase, whose amino-acid sequence MTDPARMEPVLEVVEGDITRLAVDAIVNAANESLTGGGGVDGAIHRAAGRALLEECLAIPQVRPHVRCPTGEARLTGGHRLPARHVIHTVGPVWYGGDKGEPALLAACYAQRLRLAQANDIRTIAFPAISCGVFGYPLDAATRVAIETIHVETLQPTGIARIYFCAFSKDVAAAYQRALSALGTARSV is encoded by the coding sequence ATGACGGACCCTGCCCGTATGGAACCGGTACTGGAAGTCGTCGAGGGCGACATTACACGCCTGGCCGTCGACGCCATCGTCAATGCCGCCAATGAAAGCCTGACCGGTGGCGGCGGCGTGGACGGCGCCATCCATCGGGCCGCGGGCCGCGCCCTTCTCGAGGAATGTCTGGCGATACCACAGGTGCGCCCGCACGTGCGCTGCCCGACCGGCGAGGCGCGCCTGACGGGTGGGCACCGCCTGCCGGCCCGGCATGTGATCCATACCGTGGGCCCGGTCTGGTACGGCGGGGACAAGGGAGAACCGGCCCTGCTCGCTGCGTGCTATGCGCAACGCCTGCGGCTGGCCCAGGCCAATGACATCCGCACTATCGCGTTTCCGGCCATCAGCTGTGGGGTCTTCGGCTACCCGCTGGACGCGGCGACACGGGTAGCGATCGAGACGATACACGTGGAAACGCTGCAGCCGACCGGCATCGCGCGCATCTACTTCTGCGCATTCAGCAAGGACGTGGCCGCCGCCTACCAGCGCGCGCTGTCAGCGCTGGGTACCGCCCGTTCCGTCTGA
- a CDS encoding S1/P1 nuclease, which translates to MFLLSPAAWAWGPVGHRTVAKLAEDQLSPAAKTQVVSLLAPDNERTLVDIAVWADDLRDTDPARFRTTSRQHYVNIRSDTCRFDAGRDCAGGECVVIAIRRNTDILKDKRRSREERADALRFVVHFVGDVHQPLHASYRSDKGGNEEQVRVGRDTRNLHSVWDSIMLDSTGLSWSQYAKKLTLQRALVERDNALRPDLWAQESCSIVRDGDIYPDKRKVDDTYFDRHLPQAERRLREAGNRLAHLINTALQ; encoded by the coding sequence GTGTTTTTGTTGTCTCCGGCCGCGTGGGCCTGGGGCCCGGTCGGGCACCGCACCGTGGCGAAACTGGCCGAAGACCAGCTCAGTCCCGCCGCAAAGACGCAGGTCGTCTCGTTGCTCGCGCCTGACAACGAACGCACCCTGGTCGACATCGCTGTCTGGGCCGATGACCTGCGCGACACCGACCCGGCGCGCTTCCGCACCACCTCGCGCCAGCATTACGTCAACATCCGCAGCGATACCTGCCGTTTCGACGCCGGGCGTGACTGCGCCGGGGGCGAGTGCGTGGTGATTGCCATCCGTCGCAATACGGACATCCTCAAGGACAAGCGGCGTTCCCGCGAGGAACGGGCCGACGCCCTGCGTTTCGTCGTTCACTTCGTCGGCGATGTGCACCAGCCGTTGCACGCCAGCTATCGCAGCGACAAGGGCGGTAACGAGGAACAGGTGCGCGTTGGCCGCGACACCAGGAACCTGCACTCCGTGTGGGATTCGATCATGCTCGACTCCACCGGGCTGAGCTGGTCCCAGTACGCGAAAAAGCTGACGTTGCAGCGCGCCCTGGTCGAGCGCGACAACGCGCTGCGGCCGGATCTGTGGGCGCAGGAATCCTGCAGCATCGTGCGCGACGGCGATATTTATCCCGATAAGCGCAAAGTAGACGACACCTACTTCGACCGGCACCTGCCCCAGGCCGAACGGCGGCTGCGCGAGGCTGGCAACCGCCTGGCTCATCTGATCAATACCGCACTGCAGTAG
- a CDS encoding class I fructose-bisphosphate aldolase — translation MSIEQLESIAQAMVAPGKGIIAIDESNTTIKKRFDGVGIECTEENRRAYREMLLTAPNLSDHISGAILYDETLRQSSRAGVPFTKIMLDNGILPGIKVDKGPQPLAGFPGEVVTEGLDGLRDRLKEYAQLGAKFAKWRAVINIGEDMPSSTCIEANCHALARYAALCQEAGIVPMVEPEVLMDGTHDLDVCYDVTEVTLRSLFASLYEQNVLLEGTILKASMVIAGKDCPDQASVDEVAEATVRCLKASVPASLPGIVFLSGGQSDEQATAHLNAMNQMGPHPWPLSFSYGRAMQSAALKLWSKDMAKNFADAQKTVAQRARENGLAALGQWKKSA, via the coding sequence ATGAGCATTGAACAGCTGGAAAGCATTGCCCAGGCAATGGTCGCCCCGGGCAAGGGCATCATCGCGATTGACGAGTCGAACACCACGATCAAGAAGCGTTTCGACGGCGTCGGCATTGAGTGCACCGAGGAAAACCGCCGTGCCTACCGCGAGATGCTGCTGACCGCGCCGAACCTGTCTGACCACATCTCCGGCGCCATCCTGTATGACGAAACGCTGCGCCAGTCCAGCCGCGCCGGCGTTCCGTTCACCAAGATCATGCTCGACAACGGCATCCTGCCGGGCATCAAGGTCGACAAGGGCCCGCAGCCGCTGGCCGGCTTCCCGGGCGAAGTGGTCACGGAAGGCCTGGACGGCCTGCGCGACCGTCTCAAGGAATACGCCCAGCTCGGCGCCAAGTTCGCCAAGTGGCGCGCCGTCATCAACATCGGCGAAGACATGCCGAGCTCGACCTGCATCGAAGCCAACTGCCATGCGCTGGCCCGTTACGCCGCGCTGTGCCAGGAAGCCGGCATCGTGCCGATGGTGGAACCGGAAGTGCTGATGGACGGCACGCACGACCTTGACGTCTGCTACGACGTCACCGAAGTCACCCTGCGTTCGCTGTTCGCCTCGCTGTATGAGCAGAACGTCCTGCTGGAAGGCACGATTCTCAAGGCCAGCATGGTCATCGCCGGCAAGGATTGCCCGGACCAGGCCTCGGTCGACGAAGTGGCCGAAGCCACCGTGCGCTGCCTGAAGGCCAGCGTGCCGGCGTCGCTGCCGGGCATCGTGTTCCTGTCCGGCGGCCAGTCCGACGAGCAGGCCACCGCGCACCTGAATGCGATGAACCAGATGGGCCCGCACCCGTGGCCGCTGTCGTTCTCCTACGGCCGCGCCATGCAGTCGGCGGCACTCAAGCTGTGGTCCAAGGACATGGCGAAGAACTTCGCCGACGCCCAGAAGACCGTCGCCCAGCGCGCCCGCGAAAATGGCCTGGCCGCGCTTGGCCAGTGGAAGAAGAGCGCGTAA
- a CDS encoding MarR family winged helix-turn-helix transcriptional regulator, translating to MPSSDHRAAILVPLFDVTRLLRTRFDRRAEPLGLTRAQWRALRFIDSEPGITQKMLAERLEMEPIPVGRVVDRLVMAQFVERRADPADRRCWRLHITAKAHGITGKMDVIADGLCDDTFAGVAEADVAVFRRVVDQMKQNLLALDLPPVDSDA from the coding sequence ATGCCTTCGTCCGACCATCGCGCTGCGATTCTCGTCCCCCTGTTCGACGTCACGCGTCTGCTGCGCACCCGGTTCGACCGTCGCGCCGAACCACTGGGCCTTACCCGGGCGCAATGGCGTGCCCTGCGTTTCATCGATAGCGAACCGGGCATTACCCAGAAAATGCTGGCGGAGCGGCTGGAGATGGAGCCGATTCCGGTCGGTCGCGTCGTGGATCGCCTGGTTATGGCGCAGTTCGTCGAGCGCCGCGCGGACCCTGCGGACCGCCGCTGCTGGCGCCTGCACATCACCGCCAAGGCGCACGGCATCACCGGCAAGATGGACGTCATCGCCGACGGCCTCTGCGACGACACCTTCGCCGGCGTTGCCGAGGCGGATGTCGCGGTGTTCCGTCGCGTCGTCGACCAGATGAAGCAGAATCTCCTGGCACTGGACCTGCCGCCCGTCGATTCAGACGCGTGA